From the Candidatus Stygibacter australis genome, the window AGTATAAAGAAAAATATTTATTTTGTTTTATTTTCAATTTTTTTGCTTGTTGCATCAAACATATATTCAGATGATATCCATTATAACAAAAATGGAATATCATTCTATTATCCTACAGATTTAAGTGAAATTGAAGTAAACGGATACATAGCTTTTATTAGTAATCAGGAAGGTTGTGACTTCCGTTTCAAAATTACAGCCCCAATTAATGAATTATCAAAAGAGTTTTCATTTGATTTACTAGATGAAAAAAATTTACAAATATTCTTAGAAAATTATGCGGAATCTTTTCTTACTTCTATGCAAAATGATAGTGTTAATTATAAAAACATTACAATAAACGAATTTGATACACTAATGATTTCAGGTCATAAATTTACTAAATTCGTAATGAGGTATTATTTTGATTATGTTGGAGAAATTATGGAGAAGTGTGTTTTTACTCATATGGTAGAAGGCTATGTATTTGAAATCACATTGACTTATTTTGCGAGTGAACAGGATTCTAAGAATAAATTAAAGAAAATTTTGCAGTCATTCTCATTTATAGATTACTAATAATGTAAAGTTATGAAAGCCCCTAACAAACATGCCCACAATAGGCAAGAAGAAAAGCAAGAAGAGCGTATCGCATTCCAACCTTTAGCAGCATGCGAATTCATGCTGAAACTACCATGAAATAATATAAGAAGGTTAAAGATGTTCAAAATCGTGACAGCGTTTTGGGTGATTGTTTTTTTTTTGCAGGTTCATTTGTGCCTTTAGAAGGAATTGTCTATCATGTCGATTCGATTGATGGCTCTGATAATGCCAACGGGCAATCACCGAAGAAGAGAGGGTGTGAAGGGGCGAAAAAATTGAAAATGTAATCAGCCATAGGCTGACAAGAATGTAAAATGTAAAATTAAATGTAATGTAATCTAGAGCTGGGGAATAAACGAAGGGGCGAAGGGGTGAAAATGCGATGGTGTGAATAATTGAAAATTCAAAATTTAAAATTAAGTGTGTAATGTAATCCAGAGCTGGGGGAAAACGACGGTGGGAAGATGCGAAAGTGCGAAGGTTAGAGGGTTAGAAAATTAGAGAGTATAAAGAAAACTTGGCTAGTCTTAAAAAATTTGTTCGTTTTGTTAGTTTTGTTCGTTGCTTAATAATCTTATATTACATTTCTCTGTGAACTCTGTGGTTTAAATTGATTGAGGGGGTGAATAATTGAAAATTCAAAATTTAAAATTAAGTTTGGGTACGCATAATAAAAATCAAACTCGCCAGATTATATATAACCTGGCGAGTGTTTTTGGTTATGACAGCTTTTTACTGCTATCGCTTTTTCAGGTGACATAATTTCATTTATTTTCCCCATTTACGTTCGTATCTCCCCGCATTTCAATCAGCTTTAAGCCGGAACAACAAAGCACATAGTGACGTTTTTTTGTTAGATAGTGCTAAGTTGTTCCTCCTTAAGGGCGGTAAATTATTGCTGATTATGTGATTAAGGGTGATTATGGTGGTGAAATTGGTGGAAAATAGGGGGTTTTGGGGATTTTTGAAAAATATGGGTGTTATTTGATATTTTTCAAGTTTTGGGATGTTATACAGTTGTTATTATTAGATGAGAGGGATTTATAATTTCTGAGCTTCGGTGAGGGATTTGATATTTGTAACTTTGTTATAGATGGCGAGTAATTCTGCTGTGATGCTGATGGCAATTTCCTGGGTAGTGGTTTTGGCAATATTCAGGCCGATGGGGGTGTGGATATTCTGGAGTTGCTGGTTGGAAATTCCGATATTTTTGAGTTGCTGCAGATTTTCGGCAGCTTTTTGATGGGAAGCTATCATGCCCAGATAGGTAAGATTTAAATTCCGCTGACAGATATTTAAGAGGATATCATAATCATTTGAATGAGCATGGGTGAAGATGATCACAGCATCCTGGGGAGCTGGGAGAAATTCTTTGGCAAACTGGAGGTAGTCCTGGCAGATAACATTATCTGCCTGAGGAAGTCTTTCTGAGCTGGCATATTCTTCTCTATTATCTATCACTACCAGGTGAAACTGGAGTGATTTCAGGATGGGCAAAATGCTTTTGCAGAGATGTCCGGCACCAAAAAGATAGATAGTTTTGGCAGGAGCAAAATATTCCAGAAATATTTTGGCATTACCTCCGCATTGCATTCCTATACCCATTTCTGCTTCTGTGAGTTCAAATTCCATCAGTTTATTTTCTTTAGTAGTAAATATCTCAAGGCAGGCAGCGCGTATTTTATGCTCAATAAGCCCACCGCCCACAGTACCTTCTGAAGAACCGTCGGGATATACTATCATTTTGAACCCGCTGCGGCAGGGGGTTCCACCTATCGATTCCAGTACAGTAGCCATCACGAACGGAGTATTTTTCTGGAGATTATCTGCTGCCTGGATAATTATCTGATTAAAAGAAGTTTCCATTTAAGTTCCTGTTTCAGTTAATTTATCTTTCAATTCCTGAGGAGTATTGATATTATCAAGGATATTGGGATCATCGACTGGAATGCGTTTGATGATACTTTCCGGCAGGGATTTAATAATTATACTGAGATTATCACTTACAGAAGCATTTAGAATGCGTCCACCTACCTGAGGAGAAATAATCAGAGGATGTCCAGTTCGATTTTGAGATGTAAGCACTGGTAAAAACAACTGGTGGTGATCATCAATAGCCGAGACCAGGATCTGATAGGTATCCAAAGCGATAAATGGCTGATCTATCAGGTGAATGAGATAATTAGTTGAAAGGGCATCAGCCTTGAGAGCTAATTTGAGAGATGAGAACATACCCAGTTCAGGTTGAGAGTTATTGACGAATTCCACATTTTGAGTAAAAAGATGTTCTTGCAGATTCTGATGATTTTCTCCAGTGACAATAATGATCTTTGAGGAAAATTCCTGTAGTTTGCCTATTATTATATCCACAACCGCGATACCTTCTATCTGCAAAAGAGCTTTATCTGTGCCCATGCGGGTAGAATTTCCGGCAGCTAAGATAATGGAAGTGAGATTCATTAACTATCCTGGTGAAGAATATCAGCAGCCATTTGCACAGCTTCAATGATCTGAACGTAACCTGTGCAGCGGCAGAGATTACCTTCCAGGGCGGTTTTGATCTGCTCTTCTGAAGGTTGTAAATTTTCCAGAAGCAAAGCTTTGGCGCTCATGATCATGCCCGGAGTGCAAAATCCGCACTGGACGGCACCGGTTTTCAAAAAACTATCCTGCAAAGTTTTAAGGATTTTATCCTGTTCAGCGTTTTCGATAGTTTCTATATCAGTATCCATCACCTGACAGGAGAGTATCATACAAGAGCAGACAGCCTTACCATTCATCAAAACGGTGCAGGCACCACATTCACCCACAGAGCAGCCTTCTTTTGTGCCGGTAAGATTCAATTCGTCACGCAGAATATCTAAAAGCCTCATATTATCAGGAACATTTAATTCCTGCGGGAGATTATTAAGAGTAAATTTAAGCTTGATCATTTTTATACTCACTATATTGTTTTTTAAAATCAGCCATGGCAGCTATCACGAGATTGACAAACACGGGAATTTTGTAAGAGGCAGACCATCTTTTGCCGATTTTGGGGTTAAGAATACTATTAAGCCTGTATTTCAAATCACGATAAAGTTTTTCATCAATCCAGCGCCCGATAATAAATTCTTCAAGTTCCGGGAGACGCCCGGGTTTTTCGAGAAGCGATCCGGCAACAATCCGGCAATTACAGATCTTTTTGTCCTGATCAAATTCTAAACTGGCGCAGATACTGATCCGGGTGATATTAAGCGCTTTGCGTCTGCCAAGCTGGAAGTAATGCGAGAATGATTTTGGGGGCTGAGGCAGGGGGATATTAACTGCTGTGAGAATCTCATCCGACTCAATTGCCGTATGATAACTTTTGATGATGAAATCTTTCATGGGAATAGTACGAGTGCCTTTGGCAGAACTAAGGCTCAACTCAGCATCATAAAAGATGAGGGGTGGAATACTATCTGCACAGGGAGCAGCATTTACTATATTCCCGCCAATTGTGGCAATATTCCTGATCTGCGTAGAACCTATCTGCGAGCAGGCAGATGCCAGCACCGGAAAATGCGTATTCACCAGCGGATTAGCGATGATCTCAGCAAAAGTTGTGGTACTGCCAATCTGGAGGGTGTCATTTTCCAGCGAGACGTATTGCAGTTCTGAGAGTGGTTTGATATTGACCACCTGATGGGTTTCTGCTGAATTGCGCATCTTGATCATCAGGTCAGTACCTCCAGCCAGAATATTATGCTTACCATCTGCGAGCAGCTTTAATGCCTGCTTTAGTGTAGTTGGCGTTACAGTTTTAGCAGAGATCACAGAGAGGCTGGAGCTGGACTCAGTTTTGCAGGCTATCATACTCTGACGTTCAGGTTTTTTGAGATTATGATTCAGAAATACCTGTTCAAGTGATAATGGCAGAGCAGCAGAGCTTACGCCCATGGCATTATAAAGAGCGTTATTGATGGCAGCAGAGATCAATTCAAAGGTGGGTTCACCAAGGCTTTTCGCTCCAAAGGGACCTGCTTTATCTGGATTCTCTATCAATATGGGAGTAATCTTAGGAATATCCTGGATTGTGGGAATAAGATAAGTATCAAAATTATCAGACAGCACTTCTCCGGCGGAAATATTAAAATCTTCTGTGCAGGCATATCCCATACCCTGCACAACACCACCATAGATTTGGCCCTGAGCTCCCAGAAGATTAATGGTTTGACCCACATCATGAGCGGCATAAACCTGATCAACGCTTATTTTGCCAGTAAAGGAATCAACAGTAACTTCAGCAATTTGACAACCATATACATAGGTGAAATAGGCATCTCCTTTACCGGTTTCTTCTTCCCAGGATACGTCAGGAGCTTTGAACCAGCCGTAAGCCGAAAGATTAATCCCAGCCTGTAGAGCTTTTTCTACTGCTTCCTTGAAACTGAGAGCAGATTTGGGTTTTTTGCCTGACTTTGTATAGATCATACCCTCTTTCCAGATAGTATCTTTGAGCGCTTTTACTTTGAGCTCAGCTTTGATGATCTCAAAGATGTCTTCTTTCAGCTTCTGAGCAGCATCATTTATGGCATTTCCACCGGCAATTGTACCGCGTGATGCCACCGTGGGACCACCATCAGCAATAGTAGAAGTTTGTGGTGCTAGGAAAATGGCATCAGCAAGTGGAACTCCTAATATTTCACAGGCGATCTGGCACATAGTAGTCTGCAGACCCTGTCCATTTTCAGATACAGCGGTGATAATGATCAAACTGCCGTCAGCCTGGATAGATACAATTGCAGAGGATACATCAGTACCTTCTGCACCCAGAGAACAACCACGATAGCTGCATGCCAGCCCGATACCTTTTCTGTAGCGGGGAGGTAATTTTATAAATTCTCTGTTTGCCTGCCATTTATTAACGAAATCTGCTTTTTCTACTGCAGTATTCAAAACCTGCCGCAGCGAAACTTTATGCTCAGATAACATCTGCCCGGAGGCAGTAATACTATCCTGCTTGAAGCCATTGATGAGTCGTACCTCAAGTGGGGTGAGTTCACAATGGACAGCAATTTCATCCATCAGCGATTCCTGAGCAAAAATTATCTGGGGAGAACCAAATCCCCTGAATGCTGCTGTATAACAATTATTAGTATAAACCGACCTGATATCGGTTTCTACATGCGGGATTTCATAAGGTCCAGTAGCTTGAACTACTGAACGCCAGGTGACAAAAAATGTCTGAGACGAATAAGCTCCACTATCAGCCAGAATGTCAATTTTCATGGCTATTATTCTACCTTCTCTTGTGAAGCCGACTTTGTAATTCATGATATATGGATGTCTTTTGTAACTTTCACGCAGAGAATTTTCACGGGAATTTGTCATCTGAACAGGCTCCCCGGTCATCTGGCATAAAAGTGCAGCACGGCAGACCATATTATTGATAATATCATCTTTACCACCAAAAGATCCACCCAATACTGATGGTATCACATTTATCCTGTTCAAGGGCAGGTTCATATACATTGCTGCCACTTTACGGGTAGTATAAGGATTTTGGATTGAGCCATAGATATTGAAACCGCCAGTTGAGTGATCAGGTTCCACCGTTACCGTTTCAGGTTCTATATAAGCATGTTCCTGGAAACCAGTGGTATATGTTCTGGTAAGTATTGCATCAGCTACTTGAAATCCAATTTTGATGTTACCCTTGCGCAGTGGATAATGATTAACAATATTCGATTTATATTCAGGATGAATAAGTCGTGCTTTGGGAGATACTGCCTTGCGCGGGTCAGTGAGGGGTTTGTATGGCTCATATTCCACTTTAATGGCATCTGCTGCTTTGAAGGCAGCTTCCCGGCTTTCTGCAGCAACCACTGCTATCACATCTCCAGTGAAGAATACCTCATCATTCACAATTGGCAGATAATCCTGCCGGATTGGTCCTACCTTTTGCGCTCCGGGTATATCTTTGTAGAGAGCAATTGTCTTCACACCCGGTATCTTTTCCGCGGCAGAGGTATCTATGGAAATTATTTTGCCAGTGACAATATCTGTGTATTTGCAGGCAGCATAGAGCATGTCATTTAATTTGATATCATTACCATAAATGGCTTTACCGGTAACCTTTTGATCACCGTCAATACGGGTAACTTCTTTTCCTATCAGGTTCATTTTCACATCCAGTTTTAATCAGTATTAGCAGATTCAATAAATTTCTGCAGGTAATTAAAGCACACCTGCAGGCGATATTCTTTGTCCGAGCGGAAATCACTTATGGGCGTAACATCCTTTTTTAAGGCATTCATCAGATCAGTATCATTTAGATCTTGAGAATGTAAGGTGATATATTCTTCAACGTTGTATAAACGTCGAGGATATTCATTCAAACTACCGGCAGCAATTTTGAAATTATCTTCATATTTCACAAAGGCAAGAGCGACTTTGGCGATTGTAAGAGCAGTGCGGGAGCCAATCTTGATGTATTGCGGCTGATATTTGCAGGCGAAATTCAAGGGAATTTCAATGGCAATTATCAGTTCATCATCTCGGAGCACGGTTTTTTTATATCCGGTATAAAATTCAGATAAGGGTACTGTCCGGGTGGTAGTTATTGATTTCAATACCAATTTGGCTTCCAATACCAGCAGTAGTGGTACAGTGTCTGCAGTTGGTGATGAATTAGCAATATTTCCGGCAAGAGTGGCAAAATTCGCTATAGGTGGTGAAGCAAAATCAATCAGCGAATCAGATAGGTATGGGCAATACTCTTTAATAATTGCTGAGCTGGAAATTTCGCTGATCGTAGTTGTGGCACCTATGATCAATTTTGTGCTGCACATATCCACACCATGCAGTTCCGGTAAATGGTTGATAAATATTATCGCTTCATCTGATATCTTACCCAGTTTAATGAGAATATTCAGATCAGAGCCTCCAGCCAGCAGCAGTTTCTTATCCGGAAGCTCAGATAATAGATTTAAGACCTCCGACAAGTTTTCTGGTTTATATACTTTCATGGTTCAGCTCCTGATCAGCTAATTTCCGGCAGACTAGCTGCACCGCATCAATGATCTTACGATAACCTGTGCAACGGCAGATATTACCTGATAATGCCCATTTGATCTTATCTTCATCAAGATCAGGATTATTGGCCAGATAATGATAGGAGGTTACCAGAAAACCCGGGAAACAAAAACCGCACTGTACTGCATTTGTTTCCTGATAGCAATCTGCTATCAGTTTACCGAGTGGTGTTTCGGAAATTCCTTCAGCAGTGATCACGCTGCCACCATCTACCTGAATGATATTTATCAGGCAACTGGTTACAGGAATATCATTTAAAAGCACTGTGCAGGCTCCGCACTCTCCTTCACCGCAGGATTCTTTTACAGAAGTCAGTTTATAGTCTTCCCTGAGCACATCTAAAAGACGTCGCATGGGATCAGTATCAATACTGGTTTCTTTGCCATTAAGATAGAAGTTTATTTTCATAATGAACTCCTGTTGATCTCTTGATAAATACGCTCAGGTGTGAGTGGCAGGTCATTAATGATAACTCCTGCTGCCTGGATAAGAGCATTGCGAACAGCGGGAGCAGGATAATCCATGGGGATTTCTCCTAATCCCTTTGCCACTGCAGAATCCGTATGGATAAATTCCACTATCATCTCAGGCATATCCTCAGTAGTGGGTAAAGTGTAATCTGTGAAACCACGAGTTCGGGGATAACCCTTTTTATAGATATTCTCTGTAAGTGCCCAGCCCAAAGCCTGGGTAACGCCACCATAAACCTGACCCAGAGCAATATCGTGATTGATAACTCTGCCGATGTCAAGCACATTCCAGCATTTTGTCACTTTCGCTTTATATTGCAGGGGATCATAATCAATTTCCACTACGCAGGCAGCCCAGGAAAAATCATGATAAGCAGTACCCTGATTGGTTTTATCATCAAAATCATCATTGGGGTCTGGCTTAAAGCTGAGTTCGTAGTCTTTGGGGAATAGTTCCTGATGATCCTGGATATAACCCGCCAGATCATCACATTTCAATTCATACTTAATCTTTGCAGCAAGTTTTTGCAGTAAGCTTCCCACAATATAAATTGTCCTGGAAGCTACAGTAGGTCCGCTGTTAGGGGTTTTTCCAGTATTGGGAATTTGAACATTTACCTTTTCCAGAGGGATATTAAATTCTTCATTTACCATCTGAGCAAGCGTTGTATGAGCCCCCTGTCCCATCTCCACATTGGCCACAAATATCTGGACATTAGCATTCTTATCCAACCGCATTTTTACTTTGGACTGCAAGTCCTTTTCACCATTACCGGTGTATCCGCCACCATGCAGGGCCATTACAAGTCCAATCCCTTTTTTATCTTTATGATCCTTGTTATATTGCTCAAACTGTCTGTGTTTATTAGCATAATCAGAAATCTCCAGTATTCGCTGCATACATTCATGGAGATGATCTTCTTTAACTACCTGTCCTGAAGGCATTTTGTCATTTTTTCTCAGAAGATTAATTTCACGCATTTCCAGCGGAGATTTACCTATTGCTCTGGCAATATTATCAAGATGAGATTCA encodes:
- a CDS encoding molybdopterin-dependent oxidoreductase; protein product: MNLIGKEVTRIDGDQKVTGKAIYGNDIKLNDMLYAACKYTDIVTGKIISIDTSAAEKIPGVKTIALYKDIPGAQKVGPIRQDYLPIVNDEVFFTGDVIAVVAAESREAAFKAADAIKVEYEPYKPLTDPRKAVSPKARLIHPEYKSNIVNHYPLRKGNIKIGFQVADAILTRTYTTGFQEHAYIEPETVTVEPDHSTGGFNIYGSIQNPYTTRKVAAMYMNLPLNRINVIPSVLGGSFGGKDDIINNMVCRAALLCQMTGEPVQMTNSRENSLRESYKRHPYIMNYKVGFTREGRIIAMKIDILADSGAYSSQTFFVTWRSVVQATGPYEIPHVETDIRSVYTNNCYTAAFRGFGSPQIIFAQESLMDEIAVHCELTPLEVRLINGFKQDSITASGQMLSEHKVSLRQVLNTAVEKADFVNKWQANREFIKLPPRYRKGIGLACSYRGCSLGAEGTDVSSAIVSIQADGSLIIITAVSENGQGLQTTMCQIACEILGVPLADAIFLAPQTSTIADGGPTVASRGTIAGGNAINDAAQKLKEDIFEIIKAELKVKALKDTIWKEGMIYTKSGKKPKSALSFKEAVEKALQAGINLSAYGWFKAPDVSWEEETGKGDAYFTYVYGCQIAEVTVDSFTGKISVDQVYAAHDVGQTINLLGAQGQIYGGVVQGMGYACTEDFNISAGEVLSDNFDTYLIPTIQDIPKITPILIENPDKAGPFGAKSLGEPTFELISAAINNALYNAMGVSSAALPLSLEQVFLNHNLKKPERQSMIACKTESSSSLSVISAKTVTPTTLKQALKLLADGKHNILAGGTDLMIKMRNSAETHQVVNIKPLSELQYVSLENDTLQIGSTTTFAEIIANPLVNTHFPVLASACSQIGSTQIRNIATIGGNIVNAAPCADSIPPLIFYDAELSLSSAKGTRTIPMKDFIIKSYHTAIESDEILTAVNIPLPQPPKSFSHYFQLGRRKALNITRISICASLEFDQDKKICNCRIVAGSLLEKPGRLPELEEFIIGRWIDEKLYRDLKYRLNSILNPKIGKRWSASYKIPVFVNLVIAAMADFKKQYSEYKNDQA
- a CDS encoding (2Fe-2S)-binding protein, with amino-acid sequence MIKLKFTLNNLPQELNVPDNMRLLDILRDELNLTGTKEGCSVGECGACTVLMNGKAVCSCMILSCQVMDTDIETIENAEQDKILKTLQDSFLKTGAVQCGFCTPGMIMSAKALLLENLQPSEEQIKTALEGNLCRCTGYVQIIEAVQMAADILHQDS
- a CDS encoding (2Fe-2S)-binding protein, whose amino-acid sequence is MKINFYLNGKETSIDTDPMRRLLDVLREDYKLTSVKESCGEGECGACTVLLNDIPVTSCLINIIQVDGGSVITAEGISETPLGKLIADCYQETNAVQCGFCFPGFLVTSYHYLANNPDLDEDKIKWALSGNICRCTGYRKIIDAVQLVCRKLADQELNHESI
- a CDS encoding nucleotidyltransferase family protein, which gives rise to MNLTSIILAAGNSTRMGTDKALLQIEGIAVVDIIIGKLQEFSSKIIIVTGENHQNLQEHLFTQNVEFVNNSQPELGMFSSLKLALKADALSTNYLIHLIDQPFIALDTYQILVSAIDDHHQLFLPVLTSQNRTGHPLIISPQVGGRILNASVSDNLSIIIKSLPESIIKRIPVDDPNILDNINTPQELKDKLTETGT
- a CDS encoding xanthine dehydrogenase family protein molybdopterin-binding subunit — protein: MKSKPRKDGLAKIIGKCRFLDDYSLEDMLHGYLLYATIDKGKIKNISYPQDYDLKEFTIVQASDIPGENIVPEPVSDQPFMTKGEVLHYGQVIMGIAHPELKTLMSFISAIKIEYEEEMAITDVDTCLDDKAFQFGECMHISHKDGAKVDPEHLKHIEEVFYTQHQEQAYLEPQGMLAEYDQKNSKIKITGTMQCPFFVEEAVKVIMGNAVEKVIVETSEGIGGAFGGKEDFPNLLAGITALLAYKAHKPVKIKLERADDLLITTKRHPSRVAIVSYTDVQTGKIKAVNINYRLDAGAYQTLSPVVLHRGILHAGGGYNLPRCEISGFLQQSNTPPNGAFRGFGAPQAIFAIESHLDNIARAIGKSPLEMREINLLRKNDKMPSGQVVKEDHLHECMQRILEISDYANKHRQFEQYNKDHKDKKGIGLVMALHGGGYTGNGEKDLQSKVKMRLDKNANVQIFVANVEMGQGAHTTLAQMVNEEFNIPLEKVNVQIPNTGKTPNSGPTVASRTIYIVGSLLQKLAAKIKYELKCDDLAGYIQDHQELFPKDYELSFKPDPNDDFDDKTNQGTAYHDFSWAACVVEIDYDPLQYKAKVTKCWNVLDIGRVINHDIALGQVYGGVTQALGWALTENIYKKGYPRTRGFTDYTLPTTEDMPEMIVEFIHTDSAVAKGLGEIPMDYPAPAVRNALIQAAGVIINDLPLTPERIYQEINRSSL
- a CDS encoding FAD binding domain-containing protein; translated protein: MKVYKPENLSEVLNLLSELPDKKLLLAGGSDLNILIKLGKISDEAIIFINHLPELHGVDMCSTKLIIGATTTISEISSSAIIKEYCPYLSDSLIDFASPPIANFATLAGNIANSSPTADTVPLLLVLEAKLVLKSITTTRTVPLSEFYTGYKKTVLRDDELIIAIEIPLNFACKYQPQYIKIGSRTALTIAKVALAFVKYEDNFKIAAGSLNEYPRRLYNVEEYITLHSQDLNDTDLMNALKKDVTPISDFRSDKEYRLQVCFNYLQKFIESANTD
- a CDS encoding XdhC/CoxI family protein, whose protein sequence is METSFNQIIIQAADNLQKNTPFVMATVLESIGGTPCRSGFKMIVYPDGSSEGTVGGGLIEHKIRAACLEIFTTKENKLMEFELTEAEMGIGMQCGGNAKIFLEYFAPAKTIYLFGAGHLCKSILPILKSLQFHLVVIDNREEYASSERLPQADNVICQDYLQFAKEFLPAPQDAVIIFTHAHSNDYDILLNICQRNLNLTYLGMIASHQKAAENLQQLKNIGISNQQLQNIHTPIGLNIAKTTTQEIAISITAELLAIYNKVTNIKSLTEAQKL